Within Oribacterium sp. oral taxon 102, the genomic segment ACCGTCTCACGATAGAGGATGCGCCCGCTGCCGAAGCGGATCCGGACGCCGAGGCGATCCGCGGCGATCCGCCGGAGCACCTCCGTCTGCACCTCCCCCATCAGCTCGGCATGGATCTCCCGAAGCGCCGTATCGAAATGGAGATGCAGCTCCGGAAACTCATCCGCAAGACCGGAGAGTAAACGGTAGAGTCTCTGCTCATCAACCGTCTCTCCCTCCTCCGGAAGCACCCGGTAATCCAGTACCGGGCGGAGCGCCGCCTCCTCTGCCGCCGCTTCCTCTCCGAAGCCGTCCCCGGCCCGCAGACTGCTGATGCCGAGCACCGCGGCGACCTGCCCCGCCGAAATCTGCATCGCCTCCTCGAAACGCTCTCCGCTGTAGATCCGGATCTGCGTGACCTTCTCCCCTGAAACGAGCTCCTCTCTGTTCCGAAGCATCCCGCCGGTCAGCCGGAGAAAGGTGAGCCGCTGCCCATTCTCGCCCCTGCCGATCTTGTAGACCCGCCCGGAAAGGCTTTCCCTCTCCTCGCCTGCGATGCAGAGCGCGTCCATTTCCCGGAGGAAGCGCTCGACCCCGATATCCCGAAGCGCCGAGCCGAAGAAGACCGGAAAGAATTTCCGCTTGTGAAACAGCCTTCGCCGGGTTTCCTGCCCGATTTCCCCTGTTTCGAGATAGCGCTCCATCACCGCCTCTTCGCAGAGCGCAAGACTCTCCAGCATTTCCGGGGAGCCGTCATAGGCGACTGCGCTGCCGCTCAGCCTCCCACGGAGCATTGCCATCAGCTGTGCTTCCTCTGCGCCCGGCTGATCCATCTTGTTCACGAAGAGCAGCGTCGGAATCCGACGGCGCCGGAGCAGCTGCCACAGCGTCTCCGTGTGCCCCTGCACGCCGTCTGCAGCGCTCACGACAAGGATCGCGTAGTCCAGCACTGAGAGCGTCCGCTCCATCTCCGCGGAAAAGTCCACGTGGCCCGGCGTATCCAGCAGCGTGTACTGCCGCTCTCCCCGTGTAAATACCGCCTGCTTCGAGAAAATCGTGATGCCCCGCTCCCTCTCCATGGCATCCGTATCGAGATAGGCATCGCCGTGGTCCACCCTGCCCTGCTTTCGTATCCTGCCGCTGTGAAAAAGCATTGCCTCCGCCAATGTCGTCTTGCCGGCATCCACATGCGCCAGAATTCCGATCACGATCTGTTCCATCTTATCTTCCCATTCTTTTTATTTATATCATAAAATTATTTTATCATTTTATCAAAAGCTTATTGATTTCCTTATAAACGGATGCTTCGCTTCCGTGATAGAATAGCTTTCATATTGAGACCTGAGACCATCAGGCTTTATTTATTATACCACGCAATCAGAGAAAAAAAGGGAGACATTATGAAGCTTTGCTGTTTAGACTTGGAAGGGGTGCTGGTTCCGGAAATCTGGATCGCGTTCGCGGACGCGAGCGGCATCCCGGCACTCAGGCGAACGACACGGGAGGAGCCGGATTACGACCGCCTGATGAAATGGAGGCTCTCTGTGCTGCGGGAGCACGGACTGGGGCTCCGGGAAATACAGGAGGTCATCGCGGGGATTGCACCGCTGCCGGGCGCAAGGGATTTCCTCGACGCGCTCCGCGCCCTTTCTCAGGTCGTCATCCTCTCGGACACCTTCGAAGCGTTCGCCAGCCCTCTGATGCGGAAGCTCGGTATGCCGACGATCCTCTGCAATTCGCTCGTCGTCTCGGAGAGCGGGGAGATCCTCGACTACAGGATGCGCTGTGAGGACTCGAAGCGCTCCACCGTACGGGCGCTGCAGTCCGTCGGCTGCGAGACGATCGCCGCCGGTGATTCCTACAACGACCTCGGCATGATACAGGAGAGCAGGGCAGGCTTCCTCTTCCGGAGCCCCGAGCACATCCGGACGGCGCATCCGGAGATCCCTGCCTGCGAGGACTTCCCGGAGCTGCTCGCCCTGTTCCGCACAGCTCTTGGCACAAACAGCAGTACCGGACACAGGAAAATCGGTACAGAAGGGAAGGAGAGCGCACGATGAGGATTCGAAACGCAGCACTTGGTGATCTTGACCGCATTATGCAGATCTATGCGCATGCGAGACAATTTATGACGGAGCAGGGAAATCCACGGCAATGGGCGCAGCGGAGCTGGCCGCCGGAGGAGCTGATCCGAAACGACATTGAGAGCGGACGCTGCTATGTCTGCGTGGATGAGGCGGATCTCCCGCATGCCGTCTTCTATTACGATCAGGGCTCCCACATCGAGCCGAGCTATGACGAGATCACAGATGGCGGCTGGATCGGAGCGGAGCACTACGGCGTGGTACACCGCATCGCGACAGACGGCAGCCGGAGAGGACTCGGCGCCTTCTGTCTGAACTGGGCGTTCTCCCGCGCAGGACATCTGCGGATCGATACCCATCCGGACAACCATCCCATGCAGGGTCTGCTCCAAAAGCTCGGCTTCCGCTACTGCGGGATCATCCATATCGAAGAAGAAGGAGATCCGCGATATGCCTATGAGAAGCTCTGAGGGCAGACCCAAGCCATGCCATGCTTTATGATAATCGATTCAGAAGGTCTAGGATTTCCGTTTTGTCCGAATACTTTTTCAGAATTTCCTCCCGCTCTACAGGTGAGAAGCACTCCGGTACAAAGCCGGGCGACACCGTACAGCTATAAAGCGCATACTCACCTCCGGGACATAGAGAGCCTCCCTGTATCACATTGGGTGGAACCGTATACTGCAGAAGCTGCCCGGATTGCAGCTCCGGTCCCAGCACTACTGTCCTTGTGGAGCCGTCCTCATAAAGAAGACAAAGTGAAATCGGGTCTCCCTCCAAAAAGGTCCAGATTTCTTCATGGCACAGACGATGAAACCTTGAAAAGCTATCCGGCTCACGGCAATACAGCCCGTACATGGTAGAAACCCTCCGTTTTCCCGTCTGATCCGTTTCCGGGGAATGATAGCATTCCGAAAATAATGTATGCTCCGGAAGCAGCCACTCCATCGCGAAGTGCCGGATCAGAAATTCCTTTCTCTTTCGCTTCCGTCCCGTCTCCCCTTCCTGTCCGCGCCATTCTGATCGAAGTGAGCAAGGTACACTTCTCTTCTCCATCGCACTCTCATACACAGCTCCGCATAGCTTCACATTCTCCCATGCGTCCTTCACTGTCGCCATAAGAGAAGTCCGCTGCTCCGACAATGCGGCATAGAAATCCGCAATCATCTTCTGAAATACATCCGCGTACCCCAGCTGCATCCCCATATCACGCTCGCAGGAGCTCCCTTTTTCACCGGAAAACCGCAGCACATCCGCCCTCTGATTGTCCCAGCTCATCCGTCCCTTCTGACAGATCAGATGAAGCCTTACATGATTCTGTTCTCCGGCACTGATCTCAGAGAGCGCCAGCGAGACATTCGCGCCGCTTTGCAGTACCAGTTGAATCGCCGCAGTATCTTCATTTTTCACAGGAAAACTGCAGGTATCCTCTCCTGCCTCCTCCAGCAGCATCCCCTGACGATTCCGATACAGCAGATCCCTTCTGTTTTGAAAGAGCGCGCTGACCTCCGCCACAGACTCCTGACAGATATACTGCACCAGATCGAAGACATGCGAGCCGATTTCAGATACCGCCCGAAGTGCATTCCCTCCCTCCATGTCAAATCTCCAGGAAAAGGGAACGGGAGGAATATGAAATTCCTGCTCATAGCTCCCATAAAGCAGCACTGCTTTTCCCAAACGCCCGCTCTTTAGGATTTTCTGCATCTCAGCAAGCGCAGGATAAAAACGGTTGTGAAAGCAAACGCCAAACGGCGTCCCATATTCCCTGACCAGCATGTACAGCCGCTTCGCTTCTGTGACATCCAGTGTCAGAGGCTTTTCACAGATCACAGGGATCCTGTGCTCCACAAAATACCGGCACAATTCAAAATGCGTGGAAGGCGGCGTGCATATATGGACACAGTCCATACATGCCACCGGAATCTCCCGATAATCTGTATATCTCTTCGGAATCCCCCATGTGTCAGCAAATCTTTCCGTATTCTCTGCCGCTGTCCCGCAGACTGCGCTCAGTCTGTGCCCGGAGGCCAGCACCGCGCGCGCATGCACGCCGGCAATAAAGCCGCTTCCTATTATCACTGCATTCATTTTTTTATTCTCGCAATCCGCCGATTCGCTTCCCTGTAAATCCGCTCCGGCTCTTCTCCGATATCAAATCGGCCATTTTCATAAAGGATCCTGCCATGTATCATAGTAAGCATCACATTTTGCTTGCTGCCGCTGTATACAATATTTTTCACAATGCTGTTCAGAGGCTGCATATTCGGCTGCTGCAAGTCCAGAACGATAAGATCTGCAAGCTTTCCGGGTGCTAAGCAGTCGCAGTCCGGCAGTCCCATGCAGCGGGCACCATTCACGCATGCCATCTGCAGAACCTCCTCTGCCGGCACCGCAGCCGCATCCCTCTCCCGAAGCTTTGCCAATCCTGTCAACAGGAACATCTCCCGGAACATATCCAAACAATTGTTGCTGGCAGGGCCGTCCGTACCGATCGCCATCGGGATGCCCATACGCAGGATCTCTGCTGTCCTGGGCACTCCGCTGGCCAGCTTGGTATTGGAGCCCGGATTGCTTACGACCGTCATGCCGTGTCTCCGGAAGACCTCCAGATCCGCATCCGTCATATACACGCAATGATAGCCTCCGCCGCCGTACTCCAGCATCCCAAGCGCCTCCATCAGTCCTGTAGGCGTCATCCCGCAGCGCGCGATGCATCCCTCCACCTCTGCCTTCGTTTCAGAATTATGGGTAAATACCGGCGCCTGCAGCTCTCTGGAGAGTGCGGCGATGCCCTCCATAAGCTCCCGCGAGGTCGTATACTCTGCATGGAACCCCAGCTGATAGCGGATCAACGGATGAAATGCATTGAATTTCAGATAGTTTTCCCGAAGCTCCTCCAAAGAAGAATTGAAATTGTTCAAGCCGGAAACCATAACCGTCCGGAAGCCGGTATCCACAGAAGCCCTGGCCATCTCCTCCGGATGAAAATACATATCAAATGCCGCTGTCACGCCTGAGGTCAGATATTCCATCATCGCAAGCCGGGAAAACCAATAGATATCCTCTCCGCTGAGCCTCGCCTCCATAGGGAACACCTGCTTCTGCAGCCACTCCTGGAGAGGGAGGTCATCTGCGAAGGAACGCAGAAAGGTCATCGCAGAATGCGTGTGAGCGTTCTTGAAGCCGGGCAGAAGCAGATTGCCTCTCAGATCCACTTCCCGATCAAAGCGCGGACACGCCTCCTGTACCTCCGGTCCCAGATAAGTAATTTGCTCATTGTCCGTCCACAGCTCCCCGGTTTCCGGCTCCATATTGCCATTCATGCTCAGAATACGGGCATGATAAAAACGAATTCTCATACATTACCTCTTTCCCTTATCATAAATCTCTCCCAAAGCCCTGGGGGCCCGGTTCCAGCCGGAGAAGAAAACCAGAAGCAGTAACGTCAATACATAGGGAAGCGTCATTGCCAGATCCGCGAAGCTGCTGGGCATCTGCATTTTTTGCACCAGATAATAACCGCCTGACCGGGCGAAGCCAAACAGCAGACAGGAGCCCAGTGTAGGGAGAATGTTCCAGTTTCCGAAGATCATCGCGGCAATCGCCAGATACCCATATCCCATGAAAATGCTTGCAGAAAAGTTTCCGGAAATAGAATAGGCAAAGCAGATACCGGCAAGACCGGACAAGGCACCGGACAGCATGACTGCTATCGTCCTGACGCCCCCCACATTTACTCCCGCTGCATCTACCGCATGAGGGTTGTCACCGCAGGCACGAAGATTCATCCCGTATCGGGTCTGATACAGAACGTACCAGCATACGATCGCTGCCGCAAATATAATGATTTCAAAGGGGTAAAGCTCCTTGAAAAATGCACCAAGCACAGGCATCGCAGAAAGCAGCGGAATCGAAAGGCGCATGGATACGCCCAGCACAAACTTATCGGAAGCTGCTCCAAAAAGCCCCCTGTTAAGCGCCTTCGTCAGATAAGCCGTCAGAGACATCGCCAGAATATTCAGCACTACGCCGCTGATCACCTGATTCGCCTTCATCCGGATGGACAGCAGCGCATGCAGCAGGGAATACAGCGCCCCTCCCAGAACTGCAAACAGAAGTGCAGCGCAGAACTGCATCCCGCTGCCGATGCCTGCATTCATCAGAAGAACTGCTGCCAATGCGCCGGTAAACGCACCCATTCCCTGAAATCCCTCCAGCGCAAGGTTTGTCACGCCGCTCTTTTCACTGTAAATCCCTCCCACAGCCATGATAAACAGCGGAAGGGAAAAGGACAGCCCGTCAATGATGATTCGTTCCATCAGCGTTCTCCCCCCTTCCTTTCCTCTTTCAGCTCCAGCTTGGCGCGATTTACATAAAATCGAATATATGCATTGCAGGCAGAAAACAACAGGATCATCCCCGTGATCACAGACGCGATCTCCGATTCCAGACCTGACGCAGAATTCATATAGGTACTCCCCTTCCCCAGAATGGTGATGAAAAAGGAAAAGAAG encodes:
- the thrH gene encoding bifunctional phosphoserine phosphatase/homoserine phosphotransferase ThrH; translation: MKLCCLDLEGVLVPEIWIAFADASGIPALRRTTREEPDYDRLMKWRLSVLREHGLGLREIQEVIAGIAPLPGARDFLDALRALSQVVILSDTFEAFASPLMRKLGMPTILCNSLVVSESGEILDYRMRCEDSKRSTVRALQSVGCETIAAGDSYNDLGMIQESRAGFLFRSPEHIRTAHPEIPACEDFPELLALFRTALGTNSSTGHRKIGTEGKESAR
- a CDS encoding GNAT family N-acetyltransferase; amino-acid sequence: MRIRNAALGDLDRIMQIYAHARQFMTEQGNPRQWAQRSWPPEELIRNDIESGRCYVCVDEADLPHAVFYYDQGSHIEPSYDEITDGGWIGAEHYGVVHRIATDGSRRGLGAFCLNWAFSRAGHLRIDTHPDNHPMQGLLQKLGFRYCGIIHIEEEGDPRYAYEKL
- a CDS encoding cupin domain-containing protein yields the protein MNAVIIGSGFIAGVHARAVLASGHRLSAVCGTAAENTERFADTWGIPKRYTDYREIPVACMDCVHICTPPSTHFELCRYFVEHRIPVICEKPLTLDVTEAKRLYMLVREYGTPFGVCFHNRFYPALAEMQKILKSGRLGKAVLLYGSYEQEFHIPPVPFSWRFDMEGGNALRAVSEIGSHVFDLVQYICQESVAEVSALFQNRRDLLYRNRQGMLLEEAGEDTCSFPVKNEDTAAIQLVLQSGANVSLALSEISAGEQNHVRLHLICQKGRMSWDNQRADVLRFSGEKGSSCERDMGMQLGYADVFQKMIADFYAALSEQRTSLMATVKDAWENVKLCGAVYESAMEKRSVPCSLRSEWRGQEGETGRKRKRKEFLIRHFAMEWLLPEHTLFSECYHSPETDQTGKRRVSTMYGLYCREPDSFSRFHRLCHEEIWTFLEGDPISLCLLYEDGSTRTVVLGPELQSGQLLQYTVPPNVIQGGSLCPGGEYALYSCTVSPGFVPECFSPVEREEILKKYSDKTEILDLLNRLS
- a CDS encoding amidohydrolase family protein; the protein is MRIRFYHARILSMNGNMEPETGELWTDNEQITYLGPEVQEACPRFDREVDLRGNLLLPGFKNAHTHSAMTFLRSFADDLPLQEWLQKQVFPMEARLSGEDIYWFSRLAMMEYLTSGVTAAFDMYFHPEEMARASVDTGFRTVMVSGLNNFNSSLEELRENYLKFNAFHPLIRYQLGFHAEYTTSRELMEGIAALSRELQAPVFTHNSETKAEVEGCIARCGMTPTGLMEALGMLEYGGGGYHCVYMTDADLEVFRRHGMTVVSNPGSNTKLASGVPRTAEILRMGIPMAIGTDGPASNNCLDMFREMFLLTGLAKLRERDAAAVPAEEVLQMACVNGARCMGLPDCDCLAPGKLADLIVLDLQQPNMQPLNSIVKNIVYSGSKQNVMLTMIHGRILYENGRFDIGEEPERIYREANRRIARIKK
- a CDS encoding ABC transporter permease; its protein translation is MERIIIDGLSFSLPLFIMAVGGIYSEKSGVTNLALEGFQGMGAFTGALAAVLLMNAGIGSGMQFCAALLFAVLGGALYSLLHALLSIRMKANQVISGVVLNILAMSLTAYLTKALNRGLFGAASDKFVLGVSMRLSIPLLSAMPVLGAFFKELYPFEIIIFAAAIVCWYVLYQTRYGMNLRACGDNPHAVDAAGVNVGGVRTIAVMLSGALSGLAGICFAYSISGNFSASIFMGYGYLAIAAMIFGNWNILPTLGSCLLFGFARSGGYYLVQKMQMPSSFADLAMTLPYVLTLLLLVFFSGWNRAPRALGEIYDKGKR